The genomic DNA AATTACTACATCATTTAGAAGTACTCCCGCAATATACGGATCAATCTCCATCGTTATTATTTGTTTATAAGCCAACGTTTTTAGTGTATGAATATTACGCTTTTTTTATCGTTATTTCAATTTTAGAGCAAATTGGTTTTGAGGCTAGAAACTCAATTCGTGAACAAATACAAGAACATTTTTATGTAGATGGATTACAAGATGGAACGACAGTAGTTTTAGAACGAGATGATATAAAGGTGCATGTCGCATTTAATGATTTAATTGAAACACATCCTCTTATTGCATTAAGTAAAGGTAGTAATTTTTACAATGGTGAGGATACGAAGAAGCCAGATATTCGCTTAGACTGTTATGTAAAAGAAGATGGGAACTACGTATATAAATCTTCTATTATTATTGAAGTGAAATACAGTCCAATGTACAATATTTTTCAGCATGTCGGAAATACAAAAGCAACTGAGCAAATGTATAAGTACTGGTCTATAAAGTATGTAGAAGAACAGGATGGAAAGCGAGTCTATTATCGAAGGTCAATTTATGAAGTCATTTGTGTATATCCAGGAAGCCATATGCATAGTAAAAAAATTGAGTCTGGATGCGGTGTTTTCTTGCAGTTATATCCATATAAGACGAAACAAGGGGAAGAGAAATTAGCTGGAAAACATGGGATGGTACAAATTTTTGAAAAATGGTTAAAAAGCATTCAGAAGTAAAAGAAATCCTTTTTCATAAAGGATTTTTTTAGATTAAGAAGAATTATATGCTGTATGGAAAGAAACATAATGTAATTTAGGTTTGAAAAGTGATACGAATGTGTTATTAAAAGGAATGTGAGCGCGGGATAAAAGTCGATTAAATTGGAATCTAATTCACTTTGCAGAATATAATAAGTCATAAATATTTTTAGTTGCATACGAAGATTTGTTCTTATATGATAGATAGTGAAAGCGTTATCAAAAACAGAGCGGCGATGGGAAAGGCGGTTAAATATGTTCCAGCGTGTTCAAACAAAGGAAGAACATTTTGGGTTCGAGCAACTATGGGGAGATTTTTGTGAAGAAAGAAACTTAATGTTTGTAGAACGTAATTTAAATCCATCACGATTTTTATTAATAGAAGATGAACATCCTATTGGTACAGTAGAATGTATTAAGTATACGGTACCTGAACAATCAAATTCTGAGTTTTTCTATCCGTTTTCTAAAAATGATTTAGTAAAAGATTTGAAGAATGTGTATGAAATAGGCAAGTTAAGTATTTCGAAAACATCTCGTGGGAGAGGACATTTCAAAAGGTTAACAGCTATTTTATTTATACATGCGTTAGAAACAAAAGCTGAATGGTACATTGCAGCAGTGACAAAAAGAATGTATATGTATTTACTTACACTCGGTTTTCCAATTGAACCGATAGATAATCCATTTCAGTTTCATGATACTTTACAAGGTGTACCAGTAAGAATTCATGCTCGAAAAGGGGTTACGCATTTGTATTCTTTAAAAGAATTTCGTGATGTGATTCAAGGGAATGCTCATGCACAGGCATTAATTGCAGAATACAGTAAAAATATTATGTTAACGAAATAAAACGAAGTGAATATGTATAATAAAGAGAATAATATTTTTATAAGATATAACTCTTCATTAAAAAAGACCCTTATTATTTTAATAAGGGTCTAAAAATTATAATCCAAATATACTAAAAATCATTTTGCGGCGCTTCGGTTTCTTTTCTCGTTCGTATGTTGGTTTTGAATCAGGAGTAATATAAATGGGTTCTTCTTTCGTTAGCGCAGCTTCTAACTTTTGAATTCGCTCTAACATTTCCTCCATTTCACGACGGTGTTGTAAAAGTTGGTACGTGACGACATCATTTGCCTTATCTTGCATTTGTTCTTCCATTCGATCGAGCCTTCTTGTAATAGTGTTTAATTGATTAGCTAATTGCTCAAAATCATTCGATGATATGTTTTGAACAATTGTATTGACTTGAGTTTTTAATTCTTCAACCTCATTTGAGGAAGCCTTTTGAGTAGGTTGAGGATTTTGAGACTGCTCTATTTGAAATAGATGGTGTTCTAACATTTGATCGACATCATCTTGTGTGAAAATAAAGTGGCCATATTTGTTTTTTTCTATCGTAAGATTTAATTGTTGCGCGATCCGGACAACAGCCTTTGGGCTAACACCTAATTTTTTTGCGATAAATGGTGTTTTATATTCCAAAATAATCCCTCCTATATATATCCTGTTGAATGATTTCGAGCTATGAAGTAAGTTCCCTTCTAGTGCGACAAAAGAAGTGTGGAATCGGCAAAGAAAGTGTTTTTTCACGAAATTGAGTTGAGAAGAATAGTTCGTTTAAATAAAAAAGTTTTATCGTAACATTTAGAATAATTTGACTAGTGTAAATGAATTAGATTATCATAATGATAAATATCTTTTTTATGTATGCATATAATATATAAAAAGGTGGTTGCTAATGTAGAATTTTGTTAGAGTATTAGAATGCTTACTTCACTTGAATATAATTAAGTAGGAGGTGGCTTCCTTGCTTACAATGTAAGTAAGGAAAAGTATTTGGACATATATAGTATAAGTATAGTGATTGTTTTAATTGCCTTAACGGCATTTTTCGTTGCAGCAGAATTTGCAATTGTTAAAGTGAGAAGTTCACGAATTGACTATTTAATTGCAGAAGGAAATAATCGTGCAACATCGGTCAAAACAGTCATTACAAACTTAGACGAATATTTATCTGCTTGTCAGCTAGGAATTACTGTTACAGCTTTAGGAATTGGGTGGTTTGGTAAACCTGCGTTAAAGCAAATGTTTGATACGCTTTTTGCAAATTGGAATATCTCTACTCAACTAGCAGACATTTTTGCTGTAATTTTAGTATTTTTTTTAATTACTTTTTTACATGTTGTAATAGGGGAATTGGCCCCAAAAACATTTGCAATTCAAAAATCTGAACAAGTAAGTTTGCTTGTTTCTAAGCCGTTAATTTTCTTTTATCGTATTGCATTCCCATTTATTTGGATATTAAATGGTTCAGCTCGAATCATTACGAAGCTGCTAGGGTTGAAACCGCCGAAGGGGCATGATGAGGTTCATTCAGAAGAAGAATTACGGTTGTTAGTTTCAGAGAGTTATAAAAATGGTGAAATTAATCAATCTGAATATAAATATGTAAATAAAATTTTTGAATTTGATGATCGGATTGCAAAA from Bacillus cereus G9842 includes the following:
- the racA gene encoding chromosome-anchoring protein RacA, yielding MEYKTPFIAKKLGVSPKAVVRIAQQLNLTIEKNKYGHFIFTQDDVDQMLEHHLFQIEQSQNPQPTQKASSNEVEELKTQVNTIVQNISSNDFEQLANQLNTITRRLDRMEEQMQDKANDVVTYQLLQHRREMEEMLERIQKLEAALTKEEPIYITPDSKPTYEREKKPKRRKMIFSIFGL